A region from the Rhodamnia argentea isolate NSW1041297 chromosome 7, ASM2092103v1, whole genome shotgun sequence genome encodes:
- the LOC115734750 gene encoding mannose-1-phosphate guanyltransferase alpha → MGIAEERVVAVIMVGGPTKGTRFRPLSLNIPKPLFPLAGQPMVHHPISACKRIPNLAQIYLIGFYEEREFALYVSSISNELKVPVRYLKEDKPHGSAGGLYNFRDLIMEDSPSHIFLLNCDVCCSFPLPEMLEAHRGYGGMGTLLVIKVYAELASQFGELIADPSTKELLHYTEKPETFVSDLINCGVYIFTPDIFGAIRNVSTQRKDRANLKRVSSFEALQPATRTLPTDFVRLDQDILSPLAGKRQLYTYETMDFWEQIKTPGMSLKCSGLYLAQFRFTSPHVLASGDGTKGATIIGDVYIHPSAKVHPTAKIGPNVSISANARIGAGARLMNCIILDDVEIKENAVATHSIIGWKSSIGKWSRAQGGGDYNAKLGITILGEAVTVEDEVVVINSIVLPNKTMNVSVQDEIIL, encoded by the exons ATGGGGATCGCCGAGGAGAGAGTGGTCGCCGTCATCATGGTCGGTGGCCCGACCAAAG GTACTCGATTTCGGCCGCTGTCGCTGAATATCCCAAAGCCGCTTTTCCCTTTAGCTGGGCAGCCCATGGTTCACCACCCAATCTCTGCTTGTAAAAGG ATTCCAAATCTAGCTCAGATCTATCTCATTGGTTTCTATGAGGAGCGCGAATTCGCGCTTTATGTCTCCTCAATTTCGAACGAACTTAAGGTTCCTGTCAG ATATTTAAAGGAAGACAAGCCACATGGTTCAGCTGGTGGTCTCTATAACTTCAGAGATCTAATTATGGAAGACAGCCCG tCTCATATCTTCTTGCTGAACTGTGATGTTTGCTGCAGTTTCCCCTTGCCCGAAATGCTCG AGGCTCATAGAGGATATGGTGGGATGGGAACCCTTCTCGTAATTAAG GTCTATGCAGAATTAGCAAGCCAGTTTGGTGAACTGATAGCTGATCCAAGTACCAAAGAGTTGTTGCATTATACAGAGAAACCAGAGACATTT GTGAGTGACCTGATAAATTGTGGTGTATACATATTTACACCAGATATATTCGGTGCCATCCGCAATGTGTCCACTCAACGGAAAGACAGAG CCAATTTGAAACGTGTCTCTAGCTTTGAGGCCTTACAACCGGCGACAAG GACTCTCCCCACAGATTTTGTGCGATTGGATCAAGATATCTTATCACCTCTAGCTGGAAAAAGGCAGCTATATACATATGAAACCATGGACTTCTGGGAACAGATAAAGACTCCAGG AATGTCCTTGAAATGTTCAGGTTTGTATCTTGCACAGTTTCGCTTTACCTCTCCCCATGTTTTGGCAAGTGGAGATGGTACAAAGGGTGCTACCATTATTGGCGATGTCTATATTCATCCATCGGCAAAAGTGCACCCAACTGCCaag ATTGGACCTAATGTCTCCATATCAGCTAATGCACGCATAGGAGCAGGTGCCAGGCTTATGAATTGTATCATCCTCGATGATGTTGAGATCAAG GAAAATGCAGTGGCTACTCATTCAATTATTGGGTGGAAATCTTCCATTGGGAAATGGTCGCGCGCCCAG GGTGGAGGAGACTATAATGCGAAACTTGGAATAACAATCCTCG GTGAAGCTGTGACCGTTGAAGACGAGGTGGTGGTGATCAACAGCATCGTCCTCCCTAACAAGACTATGAATGTCAGTGTTCaagatgagataattttatgA